A genomic region of Candidatus Pseudomonas phytovorans contains the following coding sequences:
- a CDS encoding amino acid ABC transporter ATP-binding protein produces MSEAIKQPAGPEGIIQMQGVNKWYGQFHVLKDINLNVRQGERIVLCGPSGSGKSTTIRCLNRLEEHQQGRIVVDGVELTNDLKQIEAIRREVGMVFQHFNLFPHLSILENCTLAPMWVRKMPRRKAEEIAMHYLERVRIPEQAHKYPGQLSGGQQQRVAIARALCMKPKIMLFDEPTSALDPEMVKEVLDTMVGLAEDGMTMLCVTHEMGFARTVANRVIFMDKGEIVEQAAPDDFFDRPRSDRTRLFLSQILH; encoded by the coding sequence ATGAGTGAAGCGATCAAGCAGCCTGCCGGCCCCGAAGGCATCATCCAGATGCAGGGTGTGAACAAGTGGTACGGCCAGTTTCATGTGCTCAAGGACATCAACCTGAACGTGCGTCAGGGTGAGCGTATCGTGTTGTGCGGGCCGTCCGGTTCGGGCAAGTCCACCACCATCCGTTGCCTCAATCGCCTCGAAGAGCACCAGCAGGGGCGTATCGTGGTCGATGGCGTGGAACTGACCAACGACCTCAAGCAGATCGAGGCCATCCGCCGTGAAGTGGGCATGGTGTTCCAGCACTTCAACCTGTTCCCGCACCTGAGCATTCTGGAAAACTGCACCCTGGCGCCGATGTGGGTGCGCAAGATGCCGCGGCGCAAGGCTGAGGAAATCGCCATGCACTACCTGGAGCGTGTGCGTATTCCCGAGCAGGCGCACAAGTATCCAGGGCAGTTGTCCGGTGGCCAGCAGCAGCGTGTGGCGATTGCCCGCGCACTCTGCATGAAGCCGAAGATCATGCTGTTCGACGAGCCGACCTCGGCGCTGGACCCGGAAATGGTCAAGGAAGTGCTCGATACCATGGTAGGCCTGGCCGAAGATGGCATGACCATGCTCTGCGTGACCCACGAAATGGGCTTTGCCCGCACCGTGGCGAACCGGGTGATCTTCATGGACAAGGGCGAGATTGTGGAACAGGCGGCGCCGGATGACTTCTTCGACCGGCCGCGCAGTGACCGGACCCGGTTGTTCTTGAGCCAGATCCTGCACTGA